From Acidobacteriota bacterium:
CCAGGGTTGGCCCCGTCAATTACCCCTTTGCTCATCTGATGCCTGAGCCCTGGGTTTCGGTTCATCGCGACCCTTTCTAGTGAAACATTTTCGTGGGAATGAAAAAAAGAAGAAGCCCCGCTTGCTCATATAGACATCTCGAGTTATGTTTGTTGATCCAGGGAGACGAAAATGGAACGCAAGAAGGCCTGGCTCTCATGGAGCAGCGGGAAGGACAGCGCCTGGTGTCTTGAAACTGTTCGCAGGCAGGGCGAGTACGACGTGGCAGCTCTGCTAACCACAGTGAACGCCGAGCACAAGCGCGTCGCCATGCATGCGGTCCGCGAATCGCTGCTGCAGGCGCAGGCAGAGAGTGCCGGGCTGCCCCTTGTCACGGTCTCCATTCCTAACCCCTGCCCGAATGCTGACTACGAAAAGGCCATGGCCGCAGCATTCGAGAAGGCGAGTGCTGGGGGCATCACCCATATTATTTTTGGCGACCTCTTCCTCGAAGATATCCGCCGCTACCGGGAGAACCAACTGGCCGGTACAGGAATCACGCCGGTTTTCCCCCTTTGGGGACTCGACACGCGTCAGCTTGCCAGCCAGATGGTGGGGGCAGGGCTGCGGGCAGTGCTCACCTGCATTGATCCTGGGAAACTTGATCGATCATTTGCGGGGTGCCAGTTTGACGCCAATTTGTTGGCCGATCTACCGAATAATGTGGATCCCTGCGGCGAAAACGGCGAGTTTCACACCTTTGCCTTCCGCGGTCCAATGTTTCTGGCGCCTATCGAAGTTGAACGAGGCGCCGTAGTAGAACGGGATGGGTTTATCTTTGCCGACGTCCTTCCCAGGCAGCAGATTCAGTTTCCTAACCGGTAACCCGGCGACGTCCGGGCAAGCACTGAGCTACTCACTTTTTTCATGCAGAGAGTGCCTTGGCTGGCAAACTTGGGCAATGGCCATTCGCCGTCAGGCGGGACATTTTGGCGTGTGCTGGTAAAAATATTTTTCACCGCACAGAAACTCTGTTCCTGGCATCCACATCTTTTCGCCTTTTGTTCAAAATAAAAATAGCCTTCCCGTTATGTCCGTGTGCAAACCACATGTAATTTTTGCGTAATGGCTTGCCGAAAGTGTGCAAATAATTCCCGAGTGGTATATAAATATTACAATTAATTTATAAGTAACTAGCGATATAAAGAGGTTTCAAGTTGAAAATTGTCGTGCTTAATGAAGTCGTGGGAGAGAGCTATAGGGCTGCGCACGAAAATATTCCAACGCCTCCCGGGTGCCTTGACGGTAGGTTGGCAAAGGGGCCGTTTAGGCTTTTAATTGCAGTAGTTTTGATAGCCATTGAGTTACGAAAGGCGAAACCATTTTCGCCCTCCGGTTGACGGCCAGCGGGGGCGAAAATTCGCCTGCCCTTCGCTGGCGCTTGGACGGGATTTGGAACGCTGAAGCACGTCACCGGGCAAGTTGGAACACCATTTGCTTGATGAGGTGGTGTGGAGAGTTGGCTGTGAAGTGCGCGATTGCAGCCATGTCAAGCCGCCGAAATCGGATGGCGCGAAACAGAGATCAGGAATTGACATTGTTTCCCTGCTCGTGGTGACGAGCCGCGAACGCGAGAACAGAGAAGCGTTCGGTAATCAGATCAGGCACCGCCACGATGGATATGGGAAACGACGAATGACCCGAGGCCAGCGTCCCCCTCCCCACGGCACTCGGGGCTCAGCCTGGGTTGCTTTTGCAACCCAGGCTATTTTTTTGCCCAATTGTTGTTCCTTCGTCCGCAGCCTCCGGCGCTTTCAGCAACGGGCTGGACGGTGCCACCAGTACACGGAGCCCCCTCGGCAGAAGGATGACTTCCAGCGGCAGCATCCCCAGGGGCTCGCCGTCAATCTCGATCTGCGCCGCGCCCTTGGCTTCGGCAATGATGCGCGCGGCTTCAAAGTGGCGGACTTTCGGATGCGAGTAGACCTTCCCTGAATAGAGCATGGAGATGCTGCTGAGTAGTTTCAGGGCCCCGTCGTAGCCGATAATCGTCACGTCGAGAACGCCATCGTTGGGGACAGCCGCCGGGCAGGGGCGCATGCCTCCACCATGGAACTGGCCGTTGCCAACGGCCACGTTGGTAATAAAGAACGGCAGGCGGGTTGAGCTACCATCCAGAGAAAGGTCCACCTGGCGACCGCGATAGCTGAGGAACGTCTTCACGGTTGCCCAGAAGAACGCCGCCTTTCCGCCGAACGTGCTCATGAAATTGTTTGATTGAGCGGCCACGTGTCCGCCCATTCCAAAGCTGAGCAGATTCACAAAATACCGGCTGGCCTGGCCGCCGCTGGCCTGAAAGGTTGCCTTGCCTATATCAATTTGCGCGGGAACGCCAGTAGCGAGAATTTCGATGGCTCCGGCAGCGTCAGCGGGAATTTCCAGAGTTCGCCGAAAATCACCTCCGGTACCGAATGGCAAAATTCCGAGCACTGCTTCCGGCCGGACCATCTGGTCCCCGTCAAAAAAACCGTTGGCAACTTCATTGACAGTACCGTCGCCGCCGACAGCGATTATCAAATCAAAGCCTTCGCGCAGCAGTCCGCGTGCTATAGCGATTCCCGCACCGCGTTTGTCGGTGAAGCGGGTGACTACACGGCCCATCCGGTTTTCGAGCAGGGCGGCAAGCTGCGGCCACT
This genomic window contains:
- a CDS encoding adenine nucleotide alpha hydrolase, whose protein sequence is MERKKAWLSWSSGKDSAWCLETVRRQGEYDVAALLTTVNAEHKRVAMHAVRESLLQAQAESAGLPLVTVSIPNPCPNADYEKAMAAAFEKASAGGITHIIFGDLFLEDIRRYRENQLAGTGITPVFPLWGLDTRQLASQMVGAGLRAVLTCIDPGKLDRSFAGCQFDANLLADLPNNVDPCGENGEFHTFAFRGPMFLAPIEVERGAVVERDGFIFADVLPRQQIQFPNR
- a CDS encoding diacylglycerol kinase family lipid kinase, which codes for MSKPVKIAAVVNPNSAGGKTARQWPQLAALLENRMGRVVTRFTDKRGAGIAIARGLLREGFDLIIAVGGDGTVNEVANGFFDGDQMVRPEAVLGILPFGTGGDFRRTLEIPADAAGAIEILATGVPAQIDIGKATFQASGGQASRYFVNLLSFGMGGHVAAQSNNFMSTFGGKAAFFWATVKTFLSYRGRQVDLSLDGSSTRLPFFITNVAVGNGQFHGGGMRPCPAAVPNDGVLDVTIIGYDGALKLLSSISMLYSGKVYSHPKVRHFEAARIIAEAKGAAQIEIDGEPLGMLPLEVILLPRGLRVLVAPSSPLLKAPEAADEGTTIGQKNSLGCKSNPG